A genomic region of Roseofilum casamattae BLCC-M143 contains the following coding sequences:
- a CDS encoding TPM domain-containing protein: MKNVFKQKTWMACLAVLLACCVWAIAPAARAFNNPELLPDVPTPIIDLGRNLTERQEIALADDLDTFEQETGWKLRVLTQFDRTPGRAVKDFWDLNDKSVLLIADSRGGNILNFSVGDDVYSLLPRTFWIELQTRYGNQFFVRDNGSDQSIIQALDSIKVCLNQGGCNVVPGLPREQWILTLITSLVGGIIFGFAAIPRNSNQNFAWQWALIFSPLWGILFIAFGIGPVVSRTNEWLPLLRNVIGFALGALVAYLSSSFTQSEASET; encoded by the coding sequence ATGAAAAACGTATTTAAGCAAAAAACCTGGATGGCTTGTCTGGCAGTCTTACTCGCCTGTTGTGTCTGGGCGATCGCTCCAGCGGCCCGTGCCTTCAACAATCCAGAACTTCTCCCCGATGTTCCCACCCCCATCATCGACCTCGGTCGTAACCTCACCGAACGTCAAGAAATAGCTCTAGCTGACGATCTAGATACCTTCGAGCAAGAAACCGGTTGGAAACTCAGAGTACTCACGCAATTCGATCGCACCCCAGGACGGGCAGTCAAAGACTTCTGGGATCTTAACGACAAAAGCGTTCTCCTCATTGCTGATTCTCGAGGAGGAAATATCCTCAACTTCAGCGTCGGAGATGATGTCTACAGTCTGCTTCCCCGCACCTTCTGGATCGAACTGCAAACCCGCTACGGCAACCAGTTCTTCGTCCGCGACAACGGTTCCGACCAGTCCATTATCCAGGCCCTAGACTCAATTAAAGTTTGCCTGAACCAAGGGGGATGCAATGTCGTTCCCGGACTGCCGAGAGAGCAGTGGATACTCACTCTCATCACCTCCTTAGTCGGAGGCATTATTTTTGGATTTGCTGCCATTCCCCGCAACAGCAACCAGAACTTCGCGTGGCAATGGGCCCTAATCTTCTCTCCCCTGTGGGGCATTTTATTTATTGCTTTCGGCATTGGCCCGGTTGTCTCTCGAACCAACGAATGGCTACCTTTATTGCGTAACGTCATTGGCTTTGCTTTAGGTGCTCTGGTGGCTTACCTATCGTCAAGTTTCACTCAATCTGAAGCCTCAGAAACCTAA
- the radC gene encoding RadC family protein gives MTYNLRIVDLPESERPRERLIELGAHRLSTAELLAILLATGQGKGKLSAVGLGQYILGELSQNRRDALEVLRDINPQELTKIHGIGPAKATTILAAIELGKRVFEFRPSKRIVDSPDAAAAALTHELMWQTQEKFAILLLDVKNQLQATKVITIGTATETLAHPREIFRETIRQGASRMIIAHNHPTGSTEPSDEDIELTKQLLSGAQLLAISLLDHLILGNGSYQSLRQTTELWNDYPEFE, from the coding sequence ATGACCTATAATCTCCGAATTGTCGATCTGCCCGAAAGCGAGCGTCCTCGCGAACGGTTGATCGAACTGGGCGCTCATCGGTTGAGTACCGCAGAGTTGCTCGCTATTTTATTAGCAACGGGACAAGGAAAAGGCAAGTTATCCGCTGTCGGTTTAGGGCAATATATTTTGGGCGAGCTGAGTCAAAACCGGCGCGATGCTCTGGAAGTTCTCCGCGATATTAATCCGCAAGAATTGACCAAAATTCATGGAATTGGCCCCGCGAAAGCCACCACTATTCTTGCTGCGATCGAACTGGGAAAACGAGTCTTTGAATTTCGTCCGTCTAAGCGGATAGTGGATAGTCCCGATGCGGCGGCAGCCGCTTTAACTCACGAACTGATGTGGCAAACTCAAGAGAAGTTTGCCATACTCTTATTAGACGTAAAAAATCAACTGCAAGCGACTAAAGTTATTACCATCGGCACAGCTACCGAAACCCTCGCCCATCCCCGAGAAATCTTTCGCGAAACCATTCGTCAAGGCGCCAGTCGGATGATTATTGCGCACAACCATCCCACCGGAAGTACGGAACCGAGCGATGAAGATATTGAACTCACCAAGCAGTTACTCAGTGGCGCTCAACTGCTGGCCATTTCTTTGTTAGACCATTTGATTTTGGGCAATGGCTCCTATCAAAGTTTGCGGCAAACGACAGAATTGTGGAATGACTATCCAGAATTTGAATAA
- a CDS encoding precorrin-8X methylmutase, which produces MEWHITDALSLGIIDREIGPHTFSPAEYEIVRRAIYSTADFEYKTLIRFSDQALHSGAAALAARTTIVVDVPMVQVGIAQLIQDTFANPVYCSMETLTRPQKEKTQVAWGVETLAQRYPEGIFVIGQSPTALSVLVELVETEAIKPALIVGAPAGFVEADVTKGRLNDSQVPHIRIEGRKGSAVVAAAIMNGLVDLAWQAYGQEGKRSGYN; this is translated from the coding sequence ATGGAATGGCACATCACAGACGCTCTTAGTTTGGGCATTATCGATCGCGAAATTGGTCCCCATACATTCTCTCCAGCAGAATACGAAATTGTCCGCCGGGCGATCTACTCCACCGCTGATTTTGAGTACAAAACCCTGATTCGATTCTCCGACCAAGCTCTCCACTCTGGAGCTGCCGCTCTTGCCGCGCGAACAACTATTGTCGTCGATGTGCCCATGGTACAGGTAGGTATTGCTCAACTGATTCAGGACACCTTTGCTAATCCTGTCTATTGCAGCATGGAAACCCTAACTCGTCCCCAGAAAGAAAAAACCCAGGTTGCTTGGGGAGTGGAAACCCTAGCTCAGCGATATCCAGAAGGTATTTTTGTCATCGGTCAATCTCCTACAGCTCTCTCCGTTTTAGTCGAGTTAGTAGAAACGGAAGCCATTAAACCCGCTCTCATTGTGGGCGCACCGGCGGGTTTTGTCGAAGCAGATGTGACGAAAGGACGATTAAATGACTCGCAAGTGCCCCATATTCGGATTGAGGGACGTAAGGGGAGTGCGGTGGTTGCGGCTGCAATTATGAATGGATTAGTCGATCTCGCGTGGCAGGCTTACGGACAGGAAGGGAAGCGATCGGGCTACAATTGA
- a CDS encoding DUF4149 domain-containing protein: MNHKSLNWQPIILSALGFWLSASLVIDLVIMPSMYSSGMMSEPGFATAGYSMFWVFNRIEILCAALSVTGLLILYGQGEASDSKRNPAIILSIILLAIALVDTYGFTPHLSGMGMDLAWFETARSFPSNMIPMQLGYWILELLKLVGCGFILMSMSRATLENE, translated from the coding sequence ATGAATCATAAATCTCTCAATTGGCAGCCGATTATCCTCTCTGCTTTGGGATTTTGGCTGAGTGCCAGCCTCGTTATTGACCTAGTAATTATGCCTAGTATGTATAGTTCGGGCATGATGAGCGAACCGGGATTTGCCACTGCTGGCTATTCCATGTTTTGGGTATTCAATCGCATTGAAATACTCTGCGCGGCTTTAAGCGTAACCGGCTTACTCATTTTGTACGGACAAGGAGAGGCCTCGGACTCGAAACGCAACCCAGCAATTATTTTATCGATCATTTTGTTAGCGATCGCGTTAGTCGATACCTATGGCTTTACTCCCCATTTGAGTGGGATGGGTATGGATTTAGCATGGTTTGAGACCGCGCGATCGTTCCCCAGCAACATGATTCCCATGCAACTTGGATACTGGATTCTGGAACTGTTGAAACTAGTCGGTTGTGGTTTTATTTTAATGTCAATGAGTCGAGCAACTCTAGAGAATGAATAA
- a CDS encoding phosphoribulokinase yields MPSRNSSSRPILLGIVGDSAAGKTTLTKGIAQVLGEENVTVICTDDYHRYDRKQRAEMGISALHPDCNYLDIIQQHLGLLRTGQPILKPIYNHSTGMFDPPEYIEPRRFVIVEGLLGYSTRVARDSFDVKAYLAPPEELRGQWKIKRDMRKRGYTEEQVWEQLRQREPDSEQFIRPQRQWSDIVVTFYPAEDNKGDTDLLLNVRLVLRPTIPHPDFTAILAPERSHLSSAIRLELDRDMGKPVDVLELDGHATGEQVRELEKILCQDAPYLGQFCSLEGNTEIGKLVGTTGETLQSYPLALTQLLITYHMLKAAKVYE; encoded by the coding sequence ATGCCCAGTCGTAATAGTTCCAGTCGCCCCATTCTCCTCGGTATTGTTGGAGACAGTGCCGCCGGTAAAACTACCCTCACTAAGGGAATTGCTCAGGTACTTGGAGAAGAGAATGTTACCGTCATCTGCACCGATGACTATCACCGCTACGATCGCAAACAGCGGGCAGAAATGGGCATTTCCGCGCTGCATCCCGACTGTAACTATCTCGACATCATTCAGCAACATTTGGGACTGCTGCGCACCGGCCAGCCGATCCTCAAACCCATCTACAATCACAGTACTGGCATGTTCGATCCCCCGGAATATATCGAACCGAGACGGTTTGTGATTGTGGAAGGACTGCTGGGATATTCCACTCGTGTCGCTCGAGATAGCTTTGATGTAAAAGCCTATCTCGCACCGCCGGAAGAATTACGCGGTCAATGGAAAATTAAGCGGGATATGCGCAAGCGCGGGTATACTGAAGAACAAGTTTGGGAGCAACTGCGCCAGCGCGAACCGGACTCCGAGCAGTTTATCCGTCCCCAGCGTCAATGGTCGGATATTGTGGTGACTTTCTATCCAGCGGAAGATAATAAGGGAGATACGGATCTGCTTCTCAACGTGCGCTTAGTGCTCCGTCCGACCATTCCCCATCCCGACTTTACCGCAATTTTAGCACCAGAGCGATCGCACCTTAGCTCTGCCATTCGGCTTGAATTAGACCGAGATATGGGCAAACCCGTGGACGTGCTGGAACTCGACGGACATGCTACTGGCGAACAAGTGCGCGAACTGGAAAAAATCCTCTGCCAAGATGCTCCGTACCTCGGTCAATTTTGCAGTCTTGAAGGCAATACCGAAATTGGCAAACTGGTTGGAACCACTGGAGAAACCTTGCAAAGCTATCCTCTCGCTTTAACTCAACTTTTAATTACTTATCACATGTTGAAAGCCGCGAAGGTGTACGAGTAA